From a region of the Hypanus sabinus isolate sHypSab1 chromosome 2, sHypSab1.hap1, whole genome shotgun sequence genome:
- the LOC132385768 gene encoding prostaglandin D2 receptor-like — protein sequence MSACGNFSSVQKGSSVKSSLLLFTAGLIGNIIALAILWKHRRESKGQVSVFYILVTELVVTDLLGKCLISPIVFVSYATNRTLTALADQNSLCLYFSVATSFFGLASMFFLFAMALECWLSISHPFLYQKYFTKRRVVIIFPAVYFCSLFICLMPLLGLGRIKQYCPGTWCFFNMTNDDSKSLFFSVLYATLLAILIAAVLVCNSSVAINLTRMYRRHKELGGSRGKPFERHQELDNLVLLVLMNVIFLICSLPLTIRAYIGAFAPDGKDEEDLIALKCASVNSIVDPWVFIIFRTSVFRKLLFVCFKDSSTRMNLQSVPAVED from the exons ATGTCGGCTTGTGGTAACTTCAGCAGCGTGCAGAAAGGTAGCAGTGTAAAGAGCAGCCTTCTCCTGTTCACCGCGGGGCTGATCGGCAATATAATCGCGCTGGCGATACTCTGGAAGCACAGGAGGGAGAGCAAGGGGCAGGTGTCTGTCTTCTACATTCTCGTCACTGAGCTGGTGGTGACTGATCTACTGGGAAAATGCCTGATTAGCCCAATAGTGTTCGTGTCCTACGCTACCAACCGTACTTTGACAGCCCTGGCAGACCAAAACAGCCTGTGTCTCTACTTCTCTGTCGCCACGTCCTTCTTCGGCTTGGCCTCCATGTTCTTCCTGTTTGCCATGGCACTGGAGTGCTGGCTGTCTATAAGTCACCCTTTCTTGTATCAGAAGTACTTCACCAAGCGCCGGGTGGTTATCATTTTCCCCGCGGTGTATTTCTGCAGTCTGTTCATTTGTTTGATGCCCTTGTTAGGACTGGGCAGGATCAAGCAGTACTGCCCGGGGACCTGGTGCTTCTTTAACATGACCAATGACGACAGTAAGTCCTTGTTCTTCTCCGTGCTTTACGCGACTCTCCTGGCGATCCTCATCGCCGCCGTGCTGGTGTGCAATAGTTCCGTGGCCATCAATTTAACCAGGATGTACCGCAGGCACAAGGAGCTGGGCGGCAGCCGCGGGAAACCCTTCGAACGCCACCAGGAGCTGGACAACCTCGTCCTGTTGGTTCTCATGAACGTTATTTTCCTCATCTGTTCTCTGCCTCTCACG ATTCGTGCATATATTGGTGCATTTGCTCCTGATGGCAAAGATGAAGAAGATTTGATTGCCCTAAAGTGTGCTTCAGTGAATTCGATCGTTGACCCATGGGTTTTCATAATTTTCAGAACATCTGTTTTTCGGAAACTACTTTTTGTGTGTTTCAAAGATTCCTCCACAAGAATGAACTTACAGTCAGTGCCTGCTGTTGAAGATTAA